The following coding sequences lie in one Alphaproteobacteria bacterium genomic window:
- a CDS encoding class I SAM-dependent methyltransferase — translation MTETTTPVPALAEDPAGFWDQRYADSDYFYGTAPNAWLVTQKHRLKAGQAVLAVADGEGRNGVWLAEQGCKVTAVDASPKAQAKAAALAQKHGVGLTLHTTDLRSWDWPAGRFDVVVAIYAHFRRWDRPVIHAKMLQALVPGGLVLIQAFSPYQRLYQSGGPPDLDMLYSAYRLREDFRDADILELDETETTLDEGRGHRGRAAVTSLVARRRP, via the coding sequence TTGACCGAGACCACCACGCCCGTGCCCGCGCTGGCCGAAGATCCGGCCGGCTTCTGGGACCAGAGATATGCCGACAGCGACTATTTCTACGGCACCGCGCCCAATGCCTGGCTGGTGACGCAGAAGCACCGGCTGAAGGCGGGCCAGGCCGTGCTGGCGGTCGCCGACGGCGAGGGCCGCAACGGCGTATGGCTGGCCGAGCAGGGCTGCAAGGTGACGGCGGTCGACGCTTCGCCCAAGGCCCAGGCCAAGGCGGCGGCGCTGGCGCAGAAGCACGGCGTCGGGCTGACCCTGCACACCACCGACCTGCGCTCGTGGGACTGGCCGGCCGGCCGCTTCGACGTGGTGGTGGCGATCTATGCCCACTTCCGCCGCTGGGACCGGCCGGTGATCCACGCCAAGATGCTGCAGGCGCTGGTGCCGGGCGGGCTGGTGCTGATCCAGGCGTTCAGCCCCTATCAGCGGCTTTACCAGTCCGGCGGCCCGCCCGACCTCGACATGCTCTATTCGGCCTATCGCCTGCGCGAGGATTTCCGCGACGCGGACATCCTGGAACTGGACGAGACCGAGACCACGCTCGACGAGGGCCGCGGCCATCGCGGCCGCGCGGCGGTGACCAGCCTGGTCGCCCGTCGCCGGCCCTGA
- a CDS encoding glutathione binding-like protein: MIDVYSWPTPNGHKIHIMLEECGLAYRAIPVNIGSGDQFAPDFLKISPNNKIPAIVDPDGPDGKPISVFESGAILIYLAEKTGRFMPGADRPRERYRVLEWLMFQMGGVGPMLGQAHHFRNYAPQKIPYAYDRYTNEAGRLYGVIDRRLGESPWLAGDAYSIADIATFPWLRSYENQGQKLEDFPHLKAWFETIAERPAVKRGVEVLMEHRRQGGMSEAEKKVLFGAQQYARR, translated from the coding sequence ATGATCGACGTCTACAGCTGGCCGACCCCGAACGGCCACAAGATCCACATCATGCTGGAGGAATGCGGGCTGGCCTACCGGGCGATCCCGGTCAACATCGGCAGCGGCGACCAATTCGCGCCGGACTTCCTGAAGATCAGCCCGAACAACAAGATCCCGGCCATCGTCGATCCGGACGGGCCGGACGGCAAGCCGATCTCGGTGTTCGAGAGCGGCGCGATCCTGATCTACCTGGCCGAGAAGACCGGCCGCTTCATGCCGGGCGCCGACCGCCCGCGCGAGCGCTATCGGGTGCTGGAGTGGCTGATGTTCCAGATGGGCGGCGTCGGCCCGATGCTGGGCCAGGCCCACCACTTCCGCAACTACGCGCCGCAGAAGATCCCCTACGCCTACGACCGCTACACCAACGAGGCCGGCCGGCTCTATGGCGTGATCGACCGCCGGCTGGGCGAGAGCCCGTGGCTGGCCGGCGACGCCTATTCGATCGCCGACATCGCCACCTTCCCCTGGCTGCGCTCCTACGAGAACCAGGGCCAGAAGCTGGAGGACTTCCCGCACCTGAAGGCGTGGTTCGAGACCATCGCCGAGCGGCCGGCGGTCAAGCGCGGGGTCGAGGTGCTGATGGAGCACCGCCGCCAGGGCGGCATGTCCGAGGCGGAGAAGAAGGTGCTGTTCGGCGCGCAGCAATACGCCCGCCGTTGA
- the speD gene encoding adenosylmethionine decarboxylase gives MSEASTGIHDRFVERDGRRHAGIHVIADLWDAHDLDDPAALEAALREAALAAGATILDCRLHHFSPNLGVTGVLLLAESHISIHTWPEHDFAAVDIFLCGDADPDAAVAVLRRRLQPGRVAIQTLRRGLMP, from the coding sequence TTGAGCGAGGCCAGCACCGGCATCCACGACCGCTTCGTCGAAAGAGACGGCCGGCGCCACGCCGGCATCCACGTGATCGCCGACCTGTGGGACGCGCACGACCTGGACGACCCGGCCGCGCTGGAGGCCGCGCTGCGCGAGGCGGCGCTGGCGGCGGGCGCCACCATCCTGGACTGCCGGCTGCACCATTTCTCGCCCAACCTGGGCGTCACCGGCGTGCTGCTGCTGGCCGAGAGCCACATCAGCATCCACACCTGGCCGGAGCACGATTTCGCCGCCGTCGACATCTTCCTGTGCGGCGACGCCGACCCCGACGCGGCGGTGGCGGTGCTGCGCCGGCGGCTGCAGCCGGGCCGGGTCGCGATCCAGACCCTGCGCCGCGGGCTGATGCCATGA
- a CDS encoding IS481 family transposase, producing MPWKECSVVEERLRFVARLLEGESMSDVCREFGISRKTGYKVYDRYREHGLEALSDRSRRPVRYANQLPAPIEAMIVAFKQEKPHWGARKIRELLVRRLAGDVRVPARSTIHAVLHRHGLVKVPGRPRHRAKGTPLSAGAEPNDLWCADFKGEFKLGNSRYCYPLTVTDQASRYLLMCEALESTREDLAITAFEQLFHERGLPGAIRSDNGVPFASPNGLYGLSRLAVWWLRLGIAIERIKPGRPQQNGRHERMHLTLKKEATRPAGMNSLQQQARFDAFVREFNTERPHEALQMKTPAEAYAPSTRPYRGLPDISYPMHDRDIMVTACGRICMHRKKINISTVLAGQRLGIKEVDQAIWLVSFMHYDLGYVDLEQKTLQTLDNPFGPWLSPMS from the coding sequence ATGCCGTGGAAGGAGTGTTCGGTTGTGGAAGAACGCCTGAGGTTCGTCGCTCGTCTGCTCGAGGGGGAGTCGATGAGCGATGTCTGCCGGGAGTTCGGCATCTCGCGGAAGACCGGCTACAAGGTCTACGATCGCTATAGGGAACATGGCCTGGAGGCGCTGAGCGACCGCTCGCGCCGGCCGGTGCGCTACGCCAACCAACTGCCGGCGCCGATCGAGGCGATGATTGTCGCCTTCAAGCAGGAGAAGCCCCACTGGGGGGCGCGCAAGATCCGCGAACTGCTGGTCCGGCGGCTGGCGGGCGACGTCCGCGTCCCCGCCAGGAGCACGATCCACGCCGTCCTGCACCGGCACGGCCTGGTCAAGGTCCCCGGACGGCCCCGCCACAGGGCAAAGGGCACGCCGCTGTCCGCCGGCGCCGAACCCAACGACCTCTGGTGCGCCGACTTCAAGGGCGAGTTCAAGCTGGGGAACAGCCGATACTGCTACCCGCTGACCGTAACCGATCAGGCGTCGCGCTACCTGCTGATGTGCGAAGCGCTGGAGTCCACCCGCGAGGACCTGGCCATCACCGCCTTCGAGCAGCTGTTCCACGAGCGCGGCCTGCCCGGCGCGATCCGGTCCGACAACGGCGTTCCCTTCGCCAGTCCCAACGGGCTCTACGGCCTCTCCAGGCTCGCCGTCTGGTGGCTGAGGTTGGGGATCGCGATCGAACGCATCAAGCCCGGCCGCCCCCAGCAGAACGGGCGCCACGAGCGCATGCATCTCACCCTGAAGAAGGAGGCGACCCGGCCGGCCGGCATGAACAGCCTCCAGCAACAAGCTCGATTCGACGCCTTCGTCCGCGAGTTCAACACCGAGCGACCGCACGAAGCCTTGCAGATGAAGACGCCAGCCGAGGCCTACGCGCCCTCCACCAGGCCCTATCGCGGTCTGCCCGACATCAGTTATCCAATGCACGACCGCGACATCATGGTCACCGCCTGCGGACGCATCTGCATGCACCGCAAGAAGATCAACATTTCAACCGTGCTCGCCGGACAGCGTCTCGGCATCAAGGAAGTCGACCAGGCCATCTGGCTGGTCAGCTTCATGCACTACGACCTAGGATACGTCGACCTGGAACAGAAGACCCTGCAGACTCTCGACAACCCGTTCGGCCCGTGGTTGTCACCCATGTCTTAG
- a CDS encoding MurR/RpiR family transcriptional regulator, translated as MAEAVRAGLSGFTKTERKAAQVLLSNYPAAGLSPVAEFAARAGVSAPTVLRFVARLGPGGYPEFQRRLRQELEARLTPPLGKAEPHAAIAEPDAPSNFAAAVARNVAETFASVPAAEFDAVVDLLADPRRRIHAMGGRFTEALALYLVRHLRILRDDVSLVDHQTATWGDQIIGFGARDVLVVFDIRRYQADVVRVAKEAHARGTTVVLFTDQWLSPVVQVAGTVIAARVAVPSNWDSGAALLAITEAIVAQVTRRLWPTARKRLESLEGLRADR; from the coding sequence GTGGCCGAGGCGGTGCGCGCAGGCCTGTCGGGCTTCACCAAGACCGAGCGCAAGGCGGCGCAGGTGCTGCTGTCGAACTATCCGGCGGCCGGCCTGTCGCCGGTGGCCGAGTTCGCGGCGCGGGCCGGCGTGTCGGCGCCGACCGTGCTGCGCTTCGTCGCCCGCCTCGGGCCGGGCGGCTACCCCGAGTTCCAGCGCCGCTTGCGCCAGGAGCTGGAGGCGCGGCTTACCCCGCCGCTGGGCAAGGCCGAGCCGCATGCCGCCATCGCCGAGCCAGACGCGCCGTCGAACTTCGCCGCGGCCGTCGCCCGCAACGTCGCCGAGACCTTCGCCTCGGTGCCGGCCGCCGAGTTCGACGCCGTCGTCGACCTGCTGGCCGATCCGCGCCGCCGCATCCACGCCATGGGCGGGCGCTTCACCGAGGCGCTGGCGCTGTATCTGGTGCGCCACCTGCGCATCCTGCGCGACGACGTCAGCCTGGTCGACCACCAGACCGCGACCTGGGGCGACCAGATCATCGGCTTCGGCGCGCGCGACGTGCTGGTGGTGTTCGACATCCGCCGCTACCAGGCCGACGTGGTGCGGGTGGCGAAGGAGGCACATGCCCGCGGCACCACCGTGGTGCTGTTCACCGACCAGTGGCTGTCGCCGGTCGTGCAGGTTGCCGGTACGGTGATCGCCGCGCGGGTGGCCGTGCCGTCGAACTGGGACTCCGGCGCGGCGCTGCTGGCGATCACCGAAGCGATCGTCGCCCAGGTCACCCGCCGGCTGTGGCCGACCGCGCGCAAGCGGCTGGAATCGCTGGAAGGCCTGCGCGCGGACCGATAG
- a CDS encoding N-formylglutamate amidohydrolase encodes MADDGRDDAPDDAARIVGAARSGGLVVLCDHASNRLPAAYGTLGLGPDDLARHIAWDPGALAVAERLAAAIDGPLVHATWSRLLADCNRDAADEDLIVTVSEDTPIPGNAQLSAAERQGRIARFHAPYHRAVTALCDDRAAAGRLAGLVALHSFTPVYRGVPRPWHVGVIHDDDMRLAGPVLAALTAEAGLVVGDNRPYAPSDRVYRTLERHAAARGLPAVMIEIRNDLVAEETGVAAWADRLARALRPAAAGPSSSGAVPAAGAVPC; translated from the coding sequence ATGGCTGACGACGGCCGCGACGACGCACCGGACGACGCGGCCCGCATCGTCGGGGCGGCGCGTTCGGGCGGGCTGGTCGTGCTGTGCGACCATGCCTCGAACCGGCTGCCGGCCGCCTATGGCACGCTCGGCCTCGGCCCCGACGACCTCGCCCGCCACATCGCCTGGGATCCCGGTGCGCTCGCGGTGGCGGAACGGCTGGCAGCCGCGATCGATGGGCCGCTGGTGCACGCCACCTGGTCGCGCCTGCTCGCCGACTGCAATCGCGACGCCGCGGACGAGGACCTGATCGTGACGGTCAGCGAGGACACGCCGATTCCCGGCAACGCACAGCTGAGCGCGGCGGAGCGGCAAGGCCGCATCGCCCGCTTCCATGCCCCCTATCATCGCGCGGTCACCGCGCTGTGCGACGACCGCGCCGCCGCCGGCCGCCTGGCCGGGCTGGTCGCGCTGCACAGCTTCACCCCGGTCTACAGGGGCGTGCCGCGGCCCTGGCACGTCGGCGTGATCCACGACGACGACATGCGGCTGGCCGGCCCGGTGCTGGCGGCGCTGACGGCGGAAGCCGGACTGGTCGTCGGCGACAACCGGCCCTATGCGCCGTCCGACCGCGTCTATCGCACGCTGGAGCGCCACGCCGCGGCGCGCGGCCTGCCGGCGGTGATGATCGAGATCCGCAACGACCTCGTCGCCGAAGAGACCGGCGTCGCCGCCTGGGCGGACCGGCTGGCCCGCGCGCTTCGCCCGGCCGCCGCCGGGCCGTCCTCTTCCGGTGCCGTGCCGGCGGCGGGAGCGGTGCCGTGCTGA
- a CDS encoding TRAP transporter small permease subunit, with protein MLSAVRAYVRWVEAVNRVVGIFAMYLVFVMMAVLVYSSVTKALFSQPHWYLEVAQFLMVAYFLLGGGYSMQTDSHVRMDLFYCRWSPRTKAWVDVVTVFFLVFYLIFLLWGGYLSTEYSIAYNETTRSLWNPPLWPIKVIMMAGIVLMLLQTIATFFRDVASLRGIAL; from the coding sequence GTGCTGAGCGCCGTCCGCGCCTATGTCCGCTGGGTCGAGGCCGTGAACCGGGTCGTCGGCATCTTCGCGATGTACCTGGTCTTCGTGATGATGGCCGTGCTGGTCTATTCCTCGGTCACCAAGGCGCTGTTCAGCCAGCCGCACTGGTACCTGGAGGTCGCCCAGTTCCTGATGGTGGCCTATTTCCTGCTCGGCGGCGGCTATTCGATGCAGACCGACAGCCACGTCCGGATGGACCTGTTCTACTGCCGCTGGTCGCCCAGGACGAAGGCATGGGTCGACGTCGTGACGGTGTTCTTCCTGGTCTTCTACCTGATCTTCCTGCTCTGGGGCGGCTACCTCAGCACCGAGTATTCGATCGCGTACAACGAAACCACGCGCTCGCTGTGGAACCCGCCGCTGTGGCCGATCAAGGTGATCATGATGGCCGGCATCGTGCTGATGCTGCTGCAGACCATCGCCACCTTCTTCCGTGACGTGGCGAGCCTGCGCGGGATTGCGCTCTGA
- a CDS encoding TRAP transporter large permease subunit gives MSYELIAILMFSSMMLLLLTGQRVFGAIGFVAVAAAVLMWGEGGSDLAFSASIKLMNWYPLLTLPLFIYMGYMLSESGIADDLYRMFHVWMGPLRGGLAIGTIGLMVAISAMNGLSVAGMAIGASIALPELLRRGYDKIMVTGVIQAGSSLGILVPPSVVLVLYGMIARQPVGQLWLAGVFPGLAMAALFVVYIVVRCHLQPELGPPLAKEERNLPFAEKLRLLRAGILPLLIFFLMTGLFLLGITSLVESSAVGAVSATLAALVKRRLTRNVLHETVKKTLGISCMFMWIILAALCFGAVFDGLGAVRAIEGFFVDRLSLSPWEILIMMQVSYLVMGMFLDDTAMLVIVAPLYVPLVGALGFDLIWYGVLYTITCQIAYMTPPFGYNLFLMRAMAPPEITLADIYRSIVPFVAVMILGLALVMAFPEIALWLPEVVKVNNN, from the coding sequence ATGAGTTACGAGCTCATCGCCATCCTGATGTTCTCGTCGATGATGCTGCTGCTGCTGACCGGGCAGCGGGTTTTCGGCGCCATCGGCTTCGTGGCGGTCGCGGCGGCCGTGCTGATGTGGGGCGAGGGCGGGTCCGACCTGGCGTTCAGCGCCAGCATCAAGCTGATGAACTGGTACCCGCTGCTGACGCTGCCGCTGTTCATTTACATGGGCTACATGCTGTCGGAGTCGGGCATCGCCGACGACCTCTACCGCATGTTCCACGTCTGGATGGGCCCGCTGCGCGGCGGGCTGGCGATCGGCACCATCGGGCTGATGGTGGCGATCTCGGCGATGAACGGGCTCAGCGTCGCCGGCATGGCGATCGGCGCCTCGATCGCGTTGCCGGAACTGCTTCGCCGCGGCTACGACAAGATCATGGTCACCGGCGTGATCCAGGCCGGCAGCTCGCTCGGCATCCTGGTTCCGCCCAGCGTCGTGCTGGTGCTCTACGGCATGATCGCGCGCCAGCCGGTGGGCCAGCTCTGGCTCGCCGGCGTGTTCCCGGGCCTGGCGATGGCCGCGCTGTTCGTGGTCTACATCGTGGTGCGCTGCCACCTGCAGCCGGAACTTGGCCCGCCGCTGGCCAAGGAGGAGCGCAACCTCCCTTTTGCCGAGAAGCTGCGGCTGCTGCGCGCCGGCATCCTGCCGCTGCTGATCTTCTTCCTGATGACCGGCCTGTTCCTGCTCGGCATCACCAGCCTGGTCGAGAGCTCGGCGGTCGGCGCGGTCTCGGCGACGCTTGCGGCCCTGGTCAAACGCCGCCTGACCCGCAATGTCCTGCACGAGACGGTCAAGAAGACCCTCGGCATCAGCTGCATGTTCATGTGGATCATCCTCGCGGCGCTGTGCTTCGGCGCCGTGTTCGACGGGCTGGGCGCGGTGCGGGCGATCGAGGGCTTCTTCGTCGACCGACTGTCGCTGTCGCCATGGGAGATCCTGATCATGATGCAGGTCTCCTACTTGGTCATGGGGATGTTCCTGGACGACACCGCGATGCTGGTGATCGTCGCGCCGCTCTACGTGCCGCTGGTCGGTGCGCTCGGCTTCGACCTGATCTGGTACGGCGTGCTCTACACCATCACCTGCCAGATCGCCTACATGACGCCGCCGTTCGGCTACAACCTGTTCCTGATGCGGGCGATGGCGCCGCCGGAGATCACCCTGGCCGACATCTACCGGTCGATCGTGCCGTTCGTGGCGGTGATGATCCTCGGCCTCGCGCTGGTCATGGCATTTCCGGAAATCGCGCTTTGGCTGCCGGAGGTGGTCAAGGTCAACAACAACTGA
- a CDS encoding TRAP transporter substrate-binding protein, giving the protein MTETKRRDFLKNAGVATVAAAGASTLAAPYVKGQSTIRWRLQTYAGPALAEHVIKPSIDSFNKIANGEMEIELYFADQLVPTGELFRALQRGTVDAVQSDDDSIAAPVDISVFGGYFPFATRYSLDVPVLFNQYGLKEIWEEAYGEVEGVKWLSAGSWDPCHFNTVDPIRSLADLQGKRVFTFPTAGRFLERFGVVPVTLPWEDIEVAVQTGELDGIAWSGITEDYTVGWADVTNYFLTNNISGAWCGSYFANEERWNELPEHLQELFKVCMDSSHYYRQHWYWGGEAQLRVEGTKLELTSIPDDEWATVEQEAYKFWDEIAEMSPRNARVIEIFRKYADVMSKAGRPYRYD; this is encoded by the coding sequence ATGACCGAGACGAAGAGACGCGACTTTCTGAAGAACGCCGGCGTTGCCACCGTGGCCGCCGCCGGCGCGTCGACCCTTGCCGCGCCCTATGTCAAGGGCCAGAGCACCATTCGCTGGCGGCTGCAGACCTACGCCGGACCGGCGCTGGCCGAGCACGTGATCAAGCCGTCGATCGATTCGTTCAACAAGATCGCCAACGGCGAGATGGAGATCGAACTCTACTTCGCCGACCAGTTGGTGCCGACCGGCGAGCTGTTCCGCGCCCTGCAGCGCGGCACGGTCGACGCGGTGCAGTCCGACGACGATTCGATCGCCGCGCCAGTCGACATCTCGGTGTTCGGCGGCTATTTCCCCTTCGCCACCCGCTACAGCCTCGACGTGCCGGTGCTGTTCAACCAGTACGGCCTGAAGGAGATCTGGGAAGAGGCCTATGGCGAGGTCGAGGGCGTCAAGTGGCTCAGCGCCGGCTCCTGGGATCCGTGCCATTTCAACACGGTCGACCCGATCCGCAGCCTCGCCGACCTGCAGGGCAAGCGCGTGTTCACCTTCCCGACCGCCGGCCGGTTCCTGGAGCGGTTCGGCGTGGTCCCGGTGACCCTGCCGTGGGAGGACATCGAGGTCGCGGTGCAGACCGGCGAGCTGGACGGCATCGCCTGGTCGGGAATCACCGAGGACTACACCGTGGGCTGGGCCGACGTGACCAACTACTTCCTGACCAACAACATCTCCGGCGCCTGGTGCGGGTCCTATTTCGCCAACGAGGAACGCTGGAACGAGCTGCCGGAGCACCTGCAGGAGCTGTTCAAGGTCTGCATGGACAGCTCGCACTACTACCGCCAGCACTGGTACTGGGGCGGCGAGGCGCAGCTGCGCGTCGAGGGCACCAAGCTGGAGCTGACGTCGATCCCGGACGACGAGTGGGCGACGGTCGAGCAGGAGGCCTACAAGTTCTGGGACGAGATCGCCGAGATGAGCCCGCGCAACGCAAGGGTCATCGAGATCTTCCGCAAATATGCGGACGTGATGAGCAAGGCGGGCCGGCCCTATCGGTACGACTGA
- a CDS encoding glutamine synthetase, translating into MPTETRPIPKTADALLAYLRDRDLPHVKVGVFDADGVFRGKYMQRAKFESALAKGFGFCNVVLGWDSNDQLYDNVSVAGWHNGYGDADVRLLPETTRLVPFDGDTPLVLGEFAGAAEGVCPRGTLRRVLARAADMGFDVAAAAEFEFFLFDETPHSVREKRYRGLTNITPGYFGYSMLRAGVHAEFYEDLLGLCRAMEMPLEGLHTETGPGVVEAAIQVDGALAAADKAALFKTYTKILAQRRGWMATFMAKWSPDWPGQSGHLHMSLTDRASGAAAFHDPARPHGMSDTMRWFVGGQQALMPELLAMVASTVNAYTRLIPGFWAPTDACWGVENRTCALRVIPGSARSQRVEYRIAAADINPYIALAAAIGSGLWGVEHRIEPGTPVEGSAYDRKFPAARALPRTLYEAAVRLRRSKAARTLFGDAFVDHYGATREWEEREFRKAITDWEMARYFEII; encoded by the coding sequence ATGCCGACCGAAACCCGCCCGATCCCGAAGACCGCCGATGCGCTGCTCGCCTATCTGCGCGACCGCGACCTGCCGCACGTCAAGGTCGGCGTGTTCGACGCCGACGGCGTGTTCCGCGGCAAGTACATGCAGCGGGCCAAGTTCGAGAGCGCGCTGGCCAAGGGCTTCGGCTTCTGCAACGTGGTGCTGGGCTGGGACAGCAACGACCAGCTCTACGACAACGTCAGCGTCGCCGGCTGGCACAACGGCTATGGCGACGCCGACGTGCGGCTGCTGCCGGAGACGACGCGGCTGGTGCCGTTCGACGGCGATACGCCGCTGGTGCTAGGCGAGTTCGCCGGCGCTGCGGAGGGCGTGTGCCCGCGCGGCACGCTGCGCCGGGTGCTGGCGCGCGCCGCCGACATGGGCTTCGACGTCGCCGCGGCGGCGGAATTCGAGTTCTTCCTGTTCGACGAGACCCCGCACTCGGTGCGCGAGAAGCGCTATCGCGGCCTGACCAACATCACCCCCGGCTATTTCGGCTACTCCATGCTGCGCGCCGGCGTCCATGCCGAGTTCTACGAGGATCTCCTTGGCCTGTGCCGGGCGATGGAGATGCCGCTGGAGGGCCTGCACACCGAGACCGGGCCCGGTGTCGTCGAAGCGGCGATCCAGGTCGACGGCGCGCTGGCGGCGGCCGATAAGGCGGCGCTGTTCAAGACCTACACCAAGATCCTGGCCCAGCGCCGGGGCTGGATGGCGACCTTCATGGCGAAATGGTCGCCGGACTGGCCCGGCCAGTCCGGCCACCTGCACATGTCGCTGACCGACCGCGCCAGCGGCGCGGCGGCGTTCCACGATCCGGCCAGGCCGCATGGCATGTCCGACACCATGCGCTGGTTCGTTGGCGGCCAGCAGGCGCTGATGCCCGAGCTGCTGGCGATGGTGGCCTCGACCGTCAACGCCTATACCCGGCTGATCCCCGGCTTCTGGGCGCCGACCGACGCCTGCTGGGGCGTCGAGAACCGCACCTGCGCGCTGCGGGTCATTCCCGGCTCGGCGAGGTCGCAGCGCGTCGAGTACCGGATCGCCGCCGCCGACATCAATCCCTACATCGCGCTCGCCGCCGCCATCGGCTCGGGTCTGTGGGGCGTCGAGCACCGGATCGAGCCGGGCACGCCGGTCGAGGGCAGCGCCTACGACCGCAAGTTCCCCGCCGCGCGCGCCCTGCCGCGCACGCTTTACGAGGCCGCGGTGCGGCTGAGACGCTCGAAGGCCGCGCGGACCCTGTTCGGCGATGCCTTCGTCGACCATTATGGCGCCACCCGGGAGTGGGAGGAGCGCGAGTTCCGCAAGGCCATCACCGACTGGGAGATGGCCCGCTATTTCGAGATCATCTGA
- a CDS encoding aldehyde dehydrogenase family protein, producing MSDIVCISPVDGREVARRSPADAAAIEAALAAARAAQRDWAQVPLAERKAAVVRFHDAMLAMKDAIVPELALQMGRPVRYGGEFSPFTERTRYMVDIAEQALAPVVPGPSSGTAVGSRREIRRRPAGLVFVIAPWNYPYITALNTVAPAILAGNAVILKHARQTILVGDRFQMAADAAGWPKGLFQHIVLDHATTERLLSAGAVDHVNFTGSVEGGKAISRYCAGTFTTLGLELGGKDPAYVRADANLDSAIENLVDGAFYNSGQCCCGIERIYVHDSLYDRFVDGFVGMTRQYRLGDPLDPATTLGPMAATRFADVVRRQTAEALGRGATGHLSPSAFPASRDGTPYLAPQVLTGVDHSMAVMREESFGPVVGIMKVAGDDEAVALMNDSDYGLTASIWTADMDAADAIGERVETGTVFMNRCDYVDPGLSWTGVKDTGRGASLSVLGFEALTRPRSVHLRPA from the coding sequence ATGAGCGACATCGTCTGCATCTCTCCCGTCGACGGCCGCGAGGTGGCGCGCCGCAGCCCGGCCGACGCCGCCGCGATCGAGGCCGCGCTGGCCGCCGCCCGTGCCGCCCAGCGGGACTGGGCACAGGTGCCGCTGGCCGAGCGCAAGGCCGCGGTGGTGCGTTTTCACGACGCCATGCTGGCGATGAAGGACGCGATCGTGCCGGAGCTCGCGCTGCAGATGGGCCGGCCGGTGCGCTACGGCGGCGAGTTCTCGCCCTTCACCGAGCGCACCCGCTACATGGTCGACATTGCCGAGCAGGCGCTGGCCCCGGTCGTACCCGGGCCGTCGTCCGGCACGGCCGTCGGCTCGCGGCGCGAGATCCGGCGCCGGCCGGCCGGGCTGGTATTCGTGATCGCGCCCTGGAACTACCCCTACATCACCGCGCTGAACACGGTGGCGCCGGCGATCCTGGCCGGCAACGCGGTGATCCTGAAGCATGCCCGGCAGACCATCCTGGTCGGCGACCGGTTCCAGATGGCAGCGGACGCGGCTGGTTGGCCGAAGGGCCTGTTCCAGCACATCGTGCTCGACCATGCGACGACCGAGCGGCTGCTGTCGGCCGGTGCGGTCGACCATGTCAACTTCACCGGCTCGGTCGAGGGCGGCAAGGCGATCTCGCGCTACTGCGCCGGCACCTTCACCACGCTGGGGCTCGAGCTCGGCGGCAAGGACCCGGCCTATGTCCGCGCCGACGCCAACCTCGACAGCGCGATCGAGAACCTGGTCGACGGCGCCTTCTACAATTCCGGCCAGTGCTGTTGCGGCATCGAGCGGATCTACGTGCACGACAGCCTGTACGACCGCTTCGTCGATGGCTTCGTCGGCATGACCCGGCAATACCGGCTCGGCGACCCGCTCGACCCGGCCACCACGCTGGGGCCGATGGCGGCCACCCGTTTCGCCGACGTGGTCCGTCGCCAGACTGCCGAGGCGCTGGGCCGCGGCGCGACCGGCCACCTCAGCCCGTCGGCCTTTCCCGCGTCGCGGGACGGCACGCCCTATCTCGCCCCGCAGGTGCTGACCGGCGTCGACCATTCGATGGCGGTGATGCGCGAGGAGAGCTTCGGCCCGGTGGTCGGCATCATGAAGGTGGCAGGCGACGACGAGGCGGTCGCGCTGATGAACGATTCCGACTACGGGCTGACCGCCTCGATCTGGACCGCCGACATGGACGCGGCCGACGCGATCGGCGAGCGGGTGGAGACCGGCACGGTGTTCATGAACCGCTGCGACTATGTCGACCCCGGCCTGTCCTGGACCGGGGTCAAGGACACCGGCCGCGGCGCCTCGCTGTCGGTGCTTGGCTTCGAGGCGCTGACCCGGCCGCGCAGCGTGCATCTGCGCCCTGCATGA